In Ahaetulla prasina isolate Xishuangbanna chromosome 5, ASM2864084v1, whole genome shotgun sequence, the following are encoded in one genomic region:
- the GCC2 gene encoding GRIP and coiled-coil domain-containing protein 2: MELQDSEQEMAASPPTATSGKSKLDTLTREDLIKFAKKQMMLLQKVKSRSTELEKEIEKLKTTPVAGGTDDIIQALTEKLNVVLLEKAEAQQQCVALKKDNVKKQQEAEDALAQEETWQKKFAQLNTSHQKEIESLKNEGLIAQSKYNEIIATLQKELHTELKKQEQLTEQLNVHTDEHDEVRRLQEEVQQTKITYEEQILNLKKQIEFSNSSKEEEITKLKNTIESNSRQYQNRIDELGEELDKLKASHQDELSELLQKLEASAKVCEEEQIKVDKLKLDLIEQYKVKEKEMQVELQACKEKYEQELECIRQTLTKDDENQNASRNAETEPEIVEKTGHIEKAFKELESQHIILRDELTYMNNVKMKLELEVQHIKDEYFHEKEDLEFKINELHLAKEDHCCVIEKLKSELQSAKGFYEKNIKENGLKMENLIETHQKEICELKQAITSSAEKKTQSLLIKIQDLEEQCQRHIEEKEEAIASYENLRETLVTLQTELGESAGKISREFECMKQQQASDVDELQKKLRAAFNERDVLREEVNSLRQQVEQFSTQKEELEELRHKIGTLQGENDQLLCCLDQKESFLKQMEEKENELSSQNSSFRDKMQGSAEKIENLQKKCKTQQETVMALQQEVEALSICNHQLKQQAEELGERLEGVSGEKETNREKLIKFEQQMEGFEQERTGLLSEIEALKSENNKLKEEQDQARQELDRLSSEKGDWNLSKDKAESLEVKLHMACEEKSHLIKVLEEEKAFKSLVVSQLQSLHKKMGSKYPDENKEDIVGTLQAANEFLAEMKQEEQSLISQKNENINLRQELQRVQEENEARCTEFRSLLEDYEKEKCLLKEELEGAFSEKEVLQLDIQELKHTGEKIRKENQDLLVHIENISEQYANQENKMKEQEEKSEKEQKNLTLILEQKETELKNMQAELSLLKESVEKSSADHNQQLSETEKIVNLEQQLKEKEEKMNKIKAVAVKLRKELDSSRKEVQSLREELELIKSEKEQLSSSVADIIQGAESYKNLLLEYDKQAEQLDFQKTRARNFERQIDDLTKQLENSVQQQEQWHSANEDLLTRVETLQTNVKLLETQLLEIQKAKAKVDKELEAEKLLKEQKIKDHANSVREAEEFQTLLQKEKKQLQKVLDELELAKKDAHKSTLMDMEIADYERFVKELNQNITDKSSRIEDLKQEIKIQNQKKEILQEEIKSLQNSVQEYEEKNGKLKQLLVKTKKELADSKQAENELLRFQASLKGELEANKQQMEDYKIQLSELTSEKHKIQEHLRTSLEQHQRVLSTYQQKVAALQEECNAAKEEHSTVTSEFENYKVRVHNVLKQKNKSSQSETDVTKQEREHMEKVIEQLKIKLQETQHNLQTNVVDLQTLQSEHDALLDRHNKILQETVAKEAELREKLCTIQSENVVIKSEHAQTVSQLTAQNEALRNSFRDQIRHLQEEHRKTVETLQQQLSKVETQLFQLQSEPSTKNSAPSTLPTKSLRERRNTDLPLLDVHAVTREEGEGMETTDTESVSSASTYVPSLEQLLNTPEMKFEPPQWEAELTKQELVQKLSTTLKSADHLSGLLRESEATNVILMEQIKLLKSEIRRLERNQEREKSVANLEYLKNVLLQFIFLKSGSERQRLLPVIDTMLQLSPEEKGKLVAIAQGDEETLSQASGWASYLHSWSGLR; encoded by the exons ATGGAG CTGCAAGATAGTGAACAAGAAATGGCAGCTTCTCCTCCTACAGCCACATCAGGGAAGTCAAAG CTGGACACATTAACAAGAGAAGATCTTATCAAATTTGCAAAAAAGCAAATGATGCTTTTACAGAAAGTAAAATCCAGATCTACAG aattagaaaaagaaattgagaaacTAAAAACAACACCTGTGGCTGGAGGAACAGATGATATTATTCAG GCACTTACAGAGAAACTGAATGTggttcttttggaaaaagcagaaGCCCAGCAGCAGTGTGTAGCTCTGAAAAAAGACAATGTGAAAAAGCAGCAAGAAGCAGAG GATGCTCTTGCTCAGGAAGAAACATGGCAGAAGAAGTTTGCCcaactgaatacctctcaccagaAAGAAATTGAAAGCCTTAAAAATGAAGGATTAATTGCACAGTCCAAATATAATGAAATTATAGCCACATTGCAAAAGGAGCTGCATACAGAACTGAAAAAACAAGAACAGCTCACAGAACAGCTTAACGTCCATACAGATGAGCATGATGAAGTTAGAAGACTACAGGAAGAAGTCCAGCAGACAAAGATCACTTACGAAGAGCAGATCTTGAATCTAAAGAAACAGATAGAATTCTCCAATTCATCTAAAGAGGAGGAAATTACCAAACTAAAAAATACTATTGAAAGTAATTCTAGGCAGTATCAAAACAGAATTGATGAATTAGGTGAAGAGCTAGACAAACTGAAGGCCTCTCACCAAGATGAGTTATCAGAGCTACTACAAAAACTTGAAGCCTCTGCTAAAGTATGTGAGGAGGAACAAATTAAAGTAGATAAGCTAAAACTGGATTTGATAGAGCAATACAAggtaaaagagaaagagatgcaGGTTGAATTGCAGGCTTGTAAGGAGAAATATGAGCAGGAATTGGAATGCATAAGGCAGACCTTGACTAAAGATGATGAAAATCAAAATGCGTCTAGAAATGCTGAAACAGAACCAGAAATAGTAGAAAAGACTGGGCATATAGAGAAAGCTTTCAAAGAACTGGAATCTCAGCATATTATATTAAGAGATGAATTAACTTATATGAACAATGTTAAAATGAAACTGGAATTGGAAGTACAACATATAAAAGATGAGTATTTTCAtgaaaaggaagatttggaattCAAAATTAATGAACTGCACCTTGCCAAAGAAGATCATTGTTGTGTAATAGAAAAACTGAAATCAGAGCTCCAGTCGGCAAAAGGATTTTATgaaaaaaacataaaagagaATGGCCTCAAAATGGAGAATTtaatagaaacacaccaaaaagAAATATGTGAACTGAAACAAGCTATTACATCGAGCGCAGAGAAAAAAACCCAGTCACTTCTTATTAAAATACAGGACCTTGAAGAACAATGTCAGAGGCAtatagaggagaaagaagaagccaTTGCTAGTTATGAGAACTTGCGGGAAACACTGGTAACTTTGCAGACTGAATTGGGGGAATCAGCTGGGAAGATAAGCCGAGAGTTTGAATGTATGAAGCAACAGCAGGCTTCTGATGTTGATGAATTACAGAAAAAGCTTCGAGCTGCTTTCAATGAAAGGGATGTCCTCCGAGAAGAGGTCAATTCTCTCCGTCAACAGGTAGAACAGTTCTCTACCCAAAAAGAGGAGCTAGAAGAGCTCAGGCATAAAATTGGGACACTTCAAGGAGAGAATGACCAACTGCTTTGTTGTCTTGATCAAAAGGAGTCTTTCCTAAAAcaaatggaagagaaagaaaatgaacttTCCTCGCAGAATAGTAGCTTCCGTGACAAAATGCAAGGTTCAGCTGAGAAAATAGAAAACCTGCAgaaaaaatgcaaaacacaacAAGAAACGGTAATGGCACTTCAGCAAGAAGTTGAAGCTCTCAGCATATGCAACCATCAATTAAAACAACAGGCAGAAGAGTTGGGGGAGAGACTGGAAGGTGTTTctggagaaaaagaaacaaaccggGAGAAGCTGATCAAATTTGAACAACAAATGGAAGGCTTTGAACAAGAAAGAACAGGGCTGTTATCTGAAATAGAGGCTCTTAAAAGTGAGAACAACAAattgaaggaagaacaagatCAAGCAAGGCAGGAGCTAGACCGCTTGTCATCTGAAAAAGGAGACTGGAATCTATCCAAAGATAAAGCAGAGAGCTTAGAAGTGAAGTTACATATGGCCTGTGAAGAAAAAAGCCATTTGATTAAAGTACTTGAGGAAGAAAAGGCCTTTAAATCTCTTGTTGTTAGTCAGCTGCAAAGTCTCCATAAAAAGATGGGCTCCAAATACCCAGATGAAAACAAAGAAGATATTGTTGGCACATTGCAGGCTGCAAATGAATTTTTGGCAGAAATGAAGCAAGAGGAACAAAGTCTGATCtctcagaaaaatgaaaatattaatctGCGGCAGGAATTGCAGAGAGTTCAGGAAGAAAACGAAGCTCGTTGCACAGAGTTCAGATCTCTGTTGGAggattatgaaaaagaaaaatgtctcTTGAAGGAGGAATTAGAAGGAGCTTTCTCAGAAAAAGAAGTACTTCAGCTTGACATTCAAGAGTTGAAACATACTGGTGAGAAAATCAGGAAGGAGAACCAAGATCTTCTAGTTcatattgaaaatatttctgaacaatatgcaaatcaagaaaacaaaatgaaagagcaggaagaaaaatcagaaaaagaacagaaaaatctAACCTTAATTTTGGAGCAGAAGGAGACTGAACTGAAAAATATGCAAGCTGAACTTTCTTTGCTAAAG GAGTCTGTGGAGAAGTCTTCTGCTGATCACAATCAGCAATTATCAGAAACGGAGAAAATAG TAAATTTGGAACAACAgctgaaagagaaggaagaaaaaatgaataaaattaaagctGTTGCTGTGAAATTGAGGAAAGAACTGGATTCTAGCAGGAAAGAG GTACAGTCCCTTAGAGAAGAGCTGGAATtaataaaatcagaaaaagaGCAACTCTCTTCTTCAGTGGCAGACATCATTCAGGGAGCTGAGAGCTATAAG AATCTTTTATTAGAATATGACAAGCAAGCAGAACAACTGGATTTTCAAAAGACTCGAGCTCGTAATTTTGAACGTCAGATTGATGACCTGACCAAGCAGTTGGAGAATTCAGTTCAGCAG CAAGAACAGTGGCATTCTGCAAATGAAGACCTCTTGACTCGTGTTGAGACTCTTCAGACTAATGTGAAGCTGTTAGAAACCCAACTGCTAGAAATCCAGAAAGCCAAAGCAAAAGTTGATAAGGAACTTGAAGCTGAAAAACTtctaaaagaacaaaaaataaag GACCATGCTAATTCTGTCAGAGAAGCAGAAGAATTTCAGACATTACtgcagaaagaaaagaagcaacttcaGAAAGTTTTGGACGAGCTAGAATTAGCAAAGAAG GATGCTCACAAAAGCACATTGATGGATATGGAAATAGCTGATTATGAGCGTTTTGTAAAAGAACTTAATCAAAACATTACCGACAAAAGTAGCAGAATTGAAGATCTCAAGcaagaaattaaaatacaaaaccagAAGAAAGAAATTCTACAGGAAGAAATCA AATCCTTACAGAACTCTGTACAGGAGTATGAGGAAAAGAATGGCAAACTCAAGCAATTActggtaaaaacaaaaaaagagttgGCAGACTCAAAGCAAGCA GAAAATGAACTTTTAAGATTTCAGGCATCTCTCAAGGGAGAACTAGAAGCCAATAAGCAACAAATGGAAGATTATAAG ATTCAGCTGTCGGAACTTACTTCCGAAAAACATAAAATTCAGGAACATCTGCGGACTTCACTAGAGCAGCATCAGCGGGTTTTGAGTACTTATCAGCAGAAAGTAGCTGCTCTCCAAGAAGAATGTAATGCAGCAAAG gaagaacattctactGTAACCTCTGAATTTGAAAACTACAAAGTCCGTGTTCATAATGTATTAAAACAGAAGAATAAATCTTCACAATCTGAAACTGATGTGACCAAACAAGAAAG agaACATATGGAAAAAGTAATAGAACAGCTGAAGATTAAATTGCAAGAGACACAACATAATTTACAAACGAACGTGGTAGACCTTCAGACTTTGCAGTCCGAACATGACGCATTGCTGGACAGGCACAATAAGATTCTTCAAGAGACCGTAGCAAAGGAAGCAGAACTCCGAGAAAA GCTTTGCACAATACAATCTGAAAATGTGGTAATAAAGTCAGAACATGCACAGACTGTGAGCCAGCTGACAGCCCAGAATGAAGCTCTTCGGAATAGCTTCCGGGATCAAATCAGACATCTACAAGAGGAGCACAGAAAGACAGTGGAAACATTACAACAGCAGCTGTCTAAAGTTGAAACCCAGCTTTTTCAACTCCAAAGTGAACCAAGCACCAAAA ATTCTGCGCCTTCCACTCTACCAACCAAAAGTTTGCGAGAAAGAAGGAACACTGACCTTCCTCTTCTTGATGTGCATGCTGTAACTAGAGAAGAAGGTGAAGGAATGGAAACCACGGACACAGAATCTGTATCTTCTGCCAGTACCTATGTACCATCCTTAGAACAGCTTCTCAATACGCCAGAAATGAAATTTG